The following DNA comes from Trueperaceae bacterium.
GTCTTCGAGCTCTTCCCCCGCCTGGGCGAGCGGCTCGGCCAGCAGGGCGGCACCATGAGCGGCGGCGAGCAGCAGATGCTCGCCATGGGGCGCGCGCTCATGAGCCGGCCGCGCCTGATCCTCATGGACGAACCGAGCATGGGCCTGGCGCCCTTGTTCGTGGAGCGCATCTTCGAGATCATCAAGCAGGTGAACGAGCGCGGCATCAGCGTGTTCGTCGTCGAGCAGAACGCGAACGTTGCTCTGTCGATAGCAGACCGCGGTTACGTGCTGCAGACGGGCGAGGTGGTCCTCTCGGGGCCGGCCCGGGACCTGCTCGCCGACGAGGGGATGAAACGGGCCTACCTGGGCGAGACCTGAGGGCGTGGGCGGCGGGACGGCTGTGTACTCGGCGTCGCGGAGCGGTTCGCCAGGCGCGACGAGGGCGTGATACGGGACCGCCCACGCCGCCGGGTGGTAGATTCGGCCCCTATCCGGGGGTTCGTGCGGGCGACCGCATGAACCCCCGGCTGGGACCGGGAGGCTGCCAACCAGATGACGGAACCGCTGTCCGAGATCTTCGAGATCGTCAAGCGCAGGAACCAGGGCGAGGGCGAGTTCCTGCAGGCCGTGAGCGAGGTGCTGCAGTCGCTCGATCCGCTGGTGGCGAAGCAGCCGCAGCTCCTGCAGCACCGCCTCATCGAGCGCCTGGTCGAACCCGAGCGGCAACTCATCTTCCGGGTGCCGTGGACGGACGACCGCGGCGACGTGCACGTCAACCGCGGCTTCCGCATCGAGTTCAATAGCGCCCTCGGTCCCTACAAGGGCGGCCTGCGCTTCCACCCGAGCGTCAACATGGGGGTCATGAAGTTCCTGGCGTTCGAGCAGCTCTTCAAGAACGCCCTCACGGGACTCCCCATCGGCGGCGCCAAGGGGGGCTCGGACTTCGACCCGAAGGGGCGCAGCGACGGCGAGGTCATGCGCTTCTGCCAGAGCTTCATGACCGAGCTGTACCGGCACCTGGGCGAGTACACCGACGTGCCCGCCGGCGACATCGGCGTGGGCCAGCGCGAGATCGGTTACCTGTTCGGCCAGTACAAGCGCATCACCAACCGTTACGAGTCGGGCGTGCTCACCGGCAAGGGCCTCTCCATCGGCGGCGCGCTCGTCCGCACCGAGGCCACCGGCTACGGCTGCGTCTACTTCACGCAGCGCATGCTCGAGGCGCGCGGCGACTCGCTCGAGGGCAAGACGTGCGTGGTGTCCGGCGCCGGCAACGTGGCCATCTACACCATCCAGAAGCTGCAGCTGCTTGGCGCCAAGGTCGTGGCGTGCTCGGACTCGAACGGGGTCGCCTACGACCCCGACGGCCTCGACCTCGACACCGTCAGGCGCCTCAAGGAGGTGCAGCGGCGGCGCATAGCCGAGTACGTGGAGCACCACCCGCGCGCCGAGTACCGCGGCGGCGGCAACATCTGGGACGTGCCGTGCGACGCCGCCTTCCCCTCGGCCACGCAGAACGAGCTCAACGGCCGCGACGCGGCGAAG
Coding sequences within:
- the gdhA gene encoding NADP-specific glutamate dehydrogenase, with product MTEPLSEIFEIVKRRNQGEGEFLQAVSEVLQSLDPLVAKQPQLLQHRLIERLVEPERQLIFRVPWTDDRGDVHVNRGFRIEFNSALGPYKGGLRFHPSVNMGVMKFLAFEQLFKNALTGLPIGGAKGGSDFDPKGRSDGEVMRFCQSFMTELYRHLGEYTDVPAGDIGVGQREIGYLFGQYKRITNRYESGVLTGKGLSIGGALVRTEATGYGCVYFTQRMLEARGDSLEGKTCVVSGAGNVAIYTIQKLQLLGAKVVACSDSNGVAYDPDGLDLDTVRRLKEVQRRRIAEYVEHHPRAEYRGGGNIWDVPCDAAFPSATQNELNGRDAAKLVNGGVVAVGEGANMPCTPAAVEAFIRAGVAFGPGKAANAGGVATSALEMQQNASRDAWTFAYTDERLREIMTDIHELCHDTAAEFGEPGNYVLGANIASFRKVAQAMLTLGVV